AACCCTCAAGGAGGGTGCCAGCCACATCTACAAGCGCCGGACCTTCTACATCGACGAGGACTCCTGGCAGATCCTGCTGGCGGACATCTACGACAACCGCGACCAGCTCTGGCGCGTGTCCGAGGGCCACGTCATCAACTTTTACGAGAAGCCCCTGATCTGGCCGACCCTGGAGATCCACCACGATCTGCAGGCCGGCCGCTACCTCGCCCTCGGCCTCGACAACGAGTTCCCCATGTGCACGTACGACATCACGTTCAAGGACAGGGACTTCAAGCCGTCATCCCTGCGCCGCGCGGGAAGGCGGTGAGACTGGGCGGTAGGGGACCTCGCAGACCATACGGACACGTCCTTCCCGCAACGCAGGCTGTGTCGAGACTTGTGAGGCAACGGCCCCCCGAAACGTCATTCCCGCGAAAGCGGGAATCCAGGTGGGGTGAGGCGGGGAACACGCATTTTTGCCCCTCCCCACCCCTGGATTCCCGCTTTCGCGGGAATGACGTTTCGGGGGGCCGTGCCCCTGTGTTCCGGGCGGTGCCTCTGCGTTCCGAGATCATGAAAGAAATTTGCCGGCGCCTGTCCCTGCTCCGTTCACGCTTACATCCTCTTGGTTGTACCTCGGCGGCCCTGCTGACAGCCCTGGTGCTGTCTCTGCCCGCCCATGCCTCGGGAGAGGCCAAACCGGCCGTCCAGGCGCCGCTGGCCGCGACCACTCTCCTGCTGGACGCGGCCACGGCCGGTGATCGCGTCATCGCGGTGGGCCAGCGCGGCCACATCCTGATATCCGACGACGGCGCGAACTGGAAACAGGCGCAGGTGCCCGTCCGCGCCCTGCTCACCGCGGTGCACATGCACGACGCCACCACAGGCTGGGCCGTGGGACACGATGCCGTCATTCTCCGCACCGGCGACGCCGGCGACACATGGCGGTTGCTGCACCGCGCGCCCGAAGAGGAGCGTCCCCTGCTGGACGTGTGGTTCCGGGACAAGGAGACGGGCTTCGCCGTGGGGGCCTACGGCTATTTCCTGGCCACGCGCGACGGGGGCGCCACCTGGACCTCCCGCGCCATCAGCCAGGACGACTTCCACCTGAACGAGATCGTGCCCGCCGGAGCGGAACGCCTGTTGATCGCCGCGGAGGCCGGAGTTGTGTACCGGTCCGACGACGGCGGCGGCACGTGGCGCGAACTGTCCTCGCCCTACACCGGATCATGGTACGGCGCCCTGGTGCTGGATGCCGACCGCTTCATGCTGCTGGGGCTCCGCGGACATCTCTTCCGCTCCGAGGACGCCGGAGAGAGCTGGACTCGGGTGGCCACCCACACCACCGCGACCCTCACGGACGCTGTCCGCCTGCCGTCCGGCATGGTGCTTCTCACCGGACTCGAGGGAATTCTCCTGACCAGCCGCGACGACGGCGTCAGCGTTTCGACCACGCGCCTCCCGTCGCGCCAAGGCATCACGTCCGCGCTGGCGCTTCCCGACGGCTCCACGCTGCTAACCGGAGAGTTCGGCGTGCGGCGCCTGCCCAGCCTGGAATCGATCCCCAAGCCCGAATAACCGCCCATGCCGGATGTCTCCCAAACCTCCGCACCAAACCCGTTGACCGCCTTCCTCGAGCGCTGTCTGTTCACCCGGCGCGGAATCGTCATCGCCGTCTTCGCGCTCGTCACCCTCGCCATGGGCTGGTTCGCGGCTCAGTTGCGCGTGGATGCCGGGTTCTTCAAGCTCGTGCCTCTCAAGCACGAGTACATGCAGACCTTCCTCAAGCACCAGGATCAGTTCGGCAGCGCCGACCAAGTGGTGATCGCCATCACGGCTCAAGAGGGGGACATGTTCACCCCCGAATTCTTCGCCGTGCTGAAGCAGGTCACCGACGCGATGTTCTTCCTTCCCGGCATCGACCGCACCCAAGTCTTTTCCATTCTCACGCCCAACGTTCGCTACATCGAGGTGGTGGAGGACGGGGTCATCGCGGGCAACGTGCTGCCCGCGAGCTTCAAGCCCACGGAGGCCGGTCTGGCCCGGGTGCGCGAGAACGCCATCAAGGCCGGCGTTGTCGGCAGGCTGGTGGCCAACGACTTCACCGGGGCCATCGTCAGCGGCCGGCTGCAGGAGTTCGACCCCAACACCGGCAAGCGGCTCGACTACCTCGATGTTGCGCGCCAGCTCGAAGAGATCCGCGCCAAGGCGCAGGCAAGCGCTCCCGTCCACGTGCATATCATCGGCTTCGCCAAGCTCGTGGGGGACATTGCCGCGGGCGCCGCCCGGGTTATCGCGTTCTTCGGCATTACCTTCCTGATCACCGCGCTGTTCGTGTACCTCTACACCCGCTCGGTGCGGCTGACCATCCCGCCGCTGGTGTGCTCGCTGGTGGCGGTAGTGTGGCAGCTCGGCACGGTCACCGCCCTGGGGTTCGGCATCGATCCCATGTCCATCCTCGTACCCTTCCTGGTGTTCGCGGTGGGGGTCAGCCACGGGGTGCAGATGGTGAGTGCGGTGCGCGCCGAGGTAGTAGCGGGCACCGCCGGTGTGGACGCCGCGCGCGCGAGCTTCCGGCGCCTGCTGCTGCCGGGAGCGGTGGCGCTCGCGTCGGACTCGGTGGGCTTCATCACCATCTCGTTTATCGAGGTCCAGGTCATCCGGGAGACGGCCATCACGGCGAGCCTCGGCATCGTGGCCATCATCCTGACCAACTTGGCGCTGCTGCCGGTGTTGCTGTCGTACTTCCGCATGAACGACGCCGAGCGGCAGGCGGCGGCCAAGCGCGACAGCGTCCTGCGGCCGTTGTGGTCCCGAGTGGCGCGTCTGGCGCGCCGCGGTCCCGCGGCGGTGACGGTGGGACTGGCCGCGGTGCTCGTGGCCGTGGGGGCCTTCTACGCGGTCCAGGTCAAGGTGGGCGACAGCCACCAGGGCGTGCCGGAGCTGCGGGCGGAGTCGGTGTACAACCGCGACATCGCGGTCATCACCGAGCGCTTCAAGATCGGCGTCGACGTGCTCACGGTGTTCGCGGAGACGGTGCCCGACGGCTGCATCGACTACGACGTGCTCACCACGCTGGACGAGTTCACCTGGCACGTACGCAACGTGGAGGGCGTC
The genomic region above belongs to Deltaproteobacteria bacterium and contains:
- a CDS encoding YCF48-related protein, translated to MKEICRRLSLLRSRLHPLGCTSAALLTALVLSLPAHASGEAKPAVQAPLAATTLLLDAATAGDRVIAVGQRGHILISDDGANWKQAQVPVRALLTAVHMHDATTGWAVGHDAVILRTGDAGDTWRLLHRAPEEERPLLDVWFRDKETGFAVGAYGYFLATRDGGATWTSRAISQDDFHLNEIVPAGAERLLIAAEAGVVYRSDDGGGTWRELSSPYTGSWYGALVLDADRFMLLGLRGHLFRSEDAGESWTRVATHTTATLTDAVRLPSGMVLLTGLEGILLTSRDDGVSVSTTRLPSRQGITSALALPDGSTLLTGEFGVRRLPSLESIPKPE
- a CDS encoding MMPL family transporter codes for the protein MTAFLERCLFTRRGIVIAVFALVTLAMGWFAAQLRVDAGFFKLVPLKHEYMQTFLKHQDQFGSADQVVIAITAQEGDMFTPEFFAVLKQVTDAMFFLPGIDRTQVFSILTPNVRYIEVVEDGVIAGNVLPASFKPTEAGLARVRENAIKAGVVGRLVANDFTGAIVSGRLQEFDPNTGKRLDYLDVARQLEEIRAKAQASAPVHVHIIGFAKLVGDIAAGAARVIAFFGITFLITALFVYLYTRSVRLTIPPLVCSLVAVVWQLGTVTALGFGIDPMSILVPFLVFAVGVSHGVQMVSAVRAEVVAGTAGVDAARASFRRLLLPGAVALASDSVGFITISFIEVQVIRETAITASLGIVAIILTNLALLPVLLSYFRMNDAERQAAAKRDSVLRPLWSRVARLARRGPAAVTVGLAAVLVAVGAFYAVQVKVGDSHQGVPELRAESVYNRDIAVITERFKIGVDVLTVFAETVPDGCIDYDVLTTLDEFTWHVRNVEGVQSVVSLASVARGINAGWNEGNLKWRTLPRNRHSLVQSVSPVPTSSGLINNDCSVLPTRIYTTDHKAETIQRVVDATKDFQRENTVERIRFRLAGGNVGVMAATNEEVDASQFPILGYVFAGVILLCLLSFRSVAATVCIIVPLAAVSLLAYGLMAILEIGLKISTLPVVALGVGIGVDYAIYI